TTCATATAAGTACCTTTAATTTGAAGGCTAATATGATAAAAATTTCTTTTTTGTAAATAGAAGGGTATTCGTTGTTTTAGTAGAAATTAATTTAAGATTTACAATTTTTTAGGGGGAGCATGTATATGAGTTATATAGATGTCACGATAAAGGATATTGTGGGTAAAATTGGAAATAATGAAATTTATCTCCCCGCTATTCAAAGAAGATTTGTTTGGGGTTATGAGCAAATAGAGAAACTTTTTGATTCAATTATGCTCGGCTATCCAATTGGAACATTTCTATTTTGGAAAGTAGAGAAACCCAAAACGAATGATTATACTTTTTATAAGTTTATTCAAGAATATCATGAACGAGATAGTTTAAATGAACTTGCACCTAAGCCCGAAATGAAAGATGTTATAATTGGGGTTCTAGATGGTCAACAGAGATTAAGTTCTATGTATTTAGCTCTTCAGGGAAGTTATGCATATAAAAAACCAAGGGCAAGATGGGATAATGATGATGCATTTCCTAAAAGACTTCTTTATCTTAACCTACTTAGAAATCATCAGACAGATGACGAAGGTAGTATAACCTACGAGTTTAAATTTTTAACAGTCACAGAAGCTAAATATAAAGACGAAAAATGTTTTTGGTTTCCTATAAAGGAAGCTTTAAAGTGGAAGGAAGCTAATGATTATATAAAGTATGCAACAGAGAAGGGATACCTCACAAATGGAATCTTTATTGATATCTTAACTACATTATGGCAAAGAATTACACAAGATAAAATTATAAATTATTTTGAAGTCGTAGCGGATCATCTCGATGATATTTTAGATATTTTTATCCGAGTTAATAGTGGAGGAACTGTGCTTTCTAAAAGCGACTTACTCTTTTCCACAATTGTTGCTAATTGGGAACAAGCTAGAGAAGAAATAGAAGATCTTCTGAAAAATATTAATGGTAAAGGCGATAAATTTAATTTTGATAACGACTTTATCATGAGGACGTGCCTAGTCCTTACTGATAGCCCAGTATTATTCAAAGTGCATAACTTTAAAAAAGAAAACGTTCTAAAAATTAAGGATAATTGGCAAACGATCAAGGATGCAATTAAGACAACAGTAGATATAATTGCGGAATTCGGATTTAGTCAAGAAAACTTAACATCCAAAAATGCGATAATCCCTATAAGTTATTACATATATAAAGGCGGAAATTTAAGTATTAACAATAAAAACTTAATGAGAAAGTACCTTGTTGCAAGTTTGCTGAAGTTGGTGTACGGGGGAAAGGGAGATCAAGTTCTTGACACTATCAGAAATGTTCTTAGAAAAGAAAAGTCTGATGGGAGCTATATTCTAAAGAGTAACGATTTTCCACTAGCGAAGCTATATTCAACAAAACTACCTGCAGAAAAAAGCCTGTTATTTACAGATGAGGATATTGATGAGTTGTTCGAATATAAGAAAAGTCCATATACGTTTATGGTTTTATCATTACTATATCCTAATCTCAAGCTAGGACAGGTAAAGTTTCACCAAGACCATTTGCACCCTGCAAGTTCTTTTACGGCTATGAATCTAAAACAAAGTTGTGTTCCAAATATAAAATGGACTACTTTCCAAGATGCTAAGGACAAATTAGCTAATCTCCAGTTGTTGGAAGAAAACGAAAATGAGTCTAAAAGTAAGACTCCATTGAAAAAATGGTTTGATAGTAACATAGTAGATAAGGCTAACTATAGAACATTAAATTTCATTCCAAATGTAGATTTGGAACTTACGAATTTTGAGTTATTTATAGAAGAAAGAAAGAAACTTATGTCAAAAAGGTTTAAGGAGATTATCATGAACTAGAATAAGATTGGTTTACCAACTTAGGTTTCATGCAAAATGGACAGAATTGTATTGCTGTCCATTTTGCATGTGCGAATAGGTTGTTATTAGTTTATGAGCTAAGAGAAAGAGTATATGCATTTTTAAGTTCAGATATAGGGTAGTGTCCTACATTTGGAATTAGGATAATAGTGGCTCCTTGTAATAGCCCTTAATCATTTATCTAGGAAGACATCGATAATTAATTACTTTTGTTGTATTACACTTTAATACATTTTGTGGGCGTAAAATAAAAAGGGTGTTGACAATAAACGTTAAAAATTGTGTGATTTCTCGTAAGGTGCTAAAAATTATATGTTATGTTATATTGTATATGAAGAAAGTAAAAGCCACTGTCTAAAAAAAGCTGGTAACATTTCAATTGTTTATTTACAACTTGTCCTTTAGAAAAAATGAGATTGTCTAACTGCATTAAGCCAGAAAAGGTAGAAAAAAGTGTGTGTTTATAAGGGGTAAGAGTTATTAGACAAAAAAGCAAGCAACGATTCTATGACGTGGACGGGGTGACGAGTACCACTTTATTATACAAAGTGTTAATAGACTTAGGATTTAAGGCTGTTGCGTATATTCCTCACCGGCAAGACGAAGGGTATGGCCTACATTCTGAGGTTATTGAACGGGCTGCAAAAGCGGGTGTTGGTGTGGTCATTACCGTGGATTGTGGAGTTACAGCAGTCTCTGAAGTGGAACTGGCTAAAACTCTGAATATTGATGTTATCATAACCGATCATCATGAGCCTCAGGATGCTTTGCCGAAGGCTCATGCCATCATTAATCCTAAGGTTGAGAATTCAGGTTATCCTTTCAGGAACTTAGCAGGGGTTGGGGTTGCTTTTAAATTAGCCCAAGCTTTATTGGCAAGAATCGGGAGTCGCGAAGCCAGGTCACATATGGAAATCCAATTGCTGGATTTGGTGGCTTTAGGAACTATTGCCGACTTAGTCCCTTTAATTGGAGAAAACCGAATATTAGTGCATCACGGACTTCTTCAGATGGAGAAGACGAACCATCCGGGCTTAAGTGCCCTGCTTAAAGAGTGCGGGCTAAAGGATAAATCTCTTAAAGCCGGGCAAATAGGTTTTATGGTCGCTCCCAGAATTAATGCGGCTGGGCGAATGGATAGTGCACGAACAGGCTTGGAACTCCTTCTGGCAGAGGATCCGGAGCGGGCTGCTGAACTTGCGTGTCAATTGACCAGAGAAAATCAGTCCCGGCAAGAAACAGAGAAGGAAATTCTGGCAGAAGCCATCGCAATGCTGGAAGGGAAGCCTCTGCCAAGAGTGATTGTACTATCCGCGGACCATTGGCACCATGGAGTCATTGGTATTGTAGCCTCTCGTTTGGTTGAACGCTATTACCGGCCTGTATTTTTAATTGCAGAAGAAGGAGAAGAAGCCAAGGGTTCGGCTCGCGGTATTCCAGGTTACCCGGTTTTAGAACAGCTCAGTACTCAAGCTTATCTTTTGACAAAATATGGAGGTCATAAGCAGGCCGCTGGTTTCGCTCTTTTCTCTAAGGATATTGATGATTTAAGAAAAGGGTTAAATGAACAAGCCTTACTTTATGATGAGACTTTATTTCAGGAAGTTTTGAGAATTGATTGCCAGGTGACTCTTGATAAGGTTTCAGGGGATTTGCTAACTCAACTTGAAAAAATGGCTCCCTTTGGGTTTGGCAATCCCGGTCCCCTGTTAGCATGTTCGGGAATTCCTGTTCATTCGGTAACGGCTGTTGGCAAAGACCAAACTCATCTAAAATTTCGCTTTGGTTCACAGGGCGAGCAAGAAGGAATCGCTTTCAGGTGGGGAGAACGTTTAAACGAACTAAAAGGTCAGCCTGAATTAGATGCAGCCTTCGCTCTTGATTGGAATACTTTTAGAGGGCAGGAAGCAGTTCAGTTAATTATTAAAGATATCCAAAAGGAAGCTAAATGGCAGAACTCACCTGCCGGGGGGGACAGCCACAGAGCTTATCGGGAATTTGCAGCCGCCGTGGAGGAATCCGATATCCAGTGGATAGACTGGCGGGAATTGCCTCGTGCATCTTGGCCGCTCCCAACTAATGAACAGATATGGGTGTGGGACAATACTGTGAGTAAGCCCACCTTACGATTAGGGAACACGATTGCTGGGGAAAATGAAACCATTAATCAAAGTTTGGGTATCATGCTTGGCCTTCCCCTTACGGAAGAAGATTTTAAAGAAGGCGTAGAAAAGCTTCGTGAATTAGGGATTGTCAGGATTGCCTTAGCAGGATTTCAAACTCACCCTGAGGAAAAGGTTCATCGACGCTGTTGTTACATATCACGGGAAGAACTTATAGGTTATTATCGGGACCTACAGGTTAAATCAAGACAAGGAAATCCTTTTTCTTGGGAATTGATAAGTGATACAGCAGATCGGGCTAAGGAAGCCTTAAAGATTTTTGAAGAACTGGGGCTTATCCTCTGTCTTGGAGGAATAGACGAGATTCAACTGGAATGGATTCCAGCTAAGAAGAGATTAGACCTTGATTCTTCTTTGCGTTATCGTTTTGCAAGAGGATGCATAGAGAAGGCATTAAAGTTTCAGCAAAGACTATTAGCCTCGACTCTTTGATCAGTAGGCTTGCAATAAATCAGCATCAGATGTTTCAAATTTGACTGCATTAAAAGAAAGGCGGAAGGATCATGGAGTTTAGGGATCATATACGAGTTATTATGGATTTTCCCAAAGAGGGGATTTCCTACAAGGATGTTACCACGCTGTTGAAAAATGGAGAAATGTATCATGCAGCTATTGATGAGCTTGTGGAAAGAATTAAGCCGTGGAAGCCTGACGTCATCGTTGGCCCTGAAGCAAGAGGGTTCCTTTTCGGTGCGCCCGTTGCTTATGCTTTAGGAGTCGGCTTTGTCCCAGTTCGCAAGCCGGGTAAATTGCCCGCTCAGACAGTTTCTGAGACTTATGCTTTAGAATATGGCTTCGACACTTTAGAGGTCCATGCAGATGCTATTCATCCCGGTGAACGTGTCGTCGTGGTTGACGATTTGTTGGCAACGGGTGGTACAACTCTGGCAACTGCAAACCTAATGAAAAAGATTGGGGCAGAAATGGTGGGAATGGGTTTCTTGATTGAACTGGCGTTTTTGAAGGGACGAGAAAAATTAGCGGATTACTCAGTCTTTTCTCTGGTTGAATACTAATTGAAGGTTGAAGTATTTGGGTTTATCGGTAGCCTAGTGGTAGATCGAGCGTTTTAGCGCGGATGAGAGGAGTTCACCTATGTCTTTCGCGGAATTATTGGTAAAAATGAAAAAGAAATCTCCCCAGGCGCGTCTAGCAATCGTGGACAAGGCCTACCATTTTGCTGAAGTGGCACACAGAAATCAACTGCGCAACTCTGGGGAAGACTATATTTTACATCCCTTGGAAGTTGCTCAGATATTGGTAGAACTTGAAATGGATGAAGCGACTATTGCAGCAGCGTTACTGCATGATGTTGTAGAAGATACAGAATATACCATTGCAGATATCGAGAAAAATTTTGGCGAGGAAATAGCGCTGCTTGTTGACGGGGTAACCAAACTCGGCAGAATTGAATATAAAAGTAAGGTTGAGCAGCAAGTAGAAAATTTACGCAAAATGTTTTTGGCCATGGCCAAAGATATTCGGGTTATTCTTATCAAGCTTGCCGACCGGCTGCATAATATGCGGACTTTAAAATATCATTCCCCTGCCAAACAAAAGGAGATTGCCCAGGAAACTCTGGAAATATTTGCTCCCCTTGCTAATCGGTTGGGGATTTTTCGGATTAAATGGGAGCTGGAAGATCTATCCTTTCGCTACCTGAAACCTGAGGAATACTACGATTTGGTTGAGGGTATCGCTCTTAAGCGGCGGGAACGTGAAGCTTATATCAATGAAGTCATAGTCCAAATGCGTGAAAAGCTGGATGAAGTACAGATCTACGCAGATATTGCAGGCCGTCCTAAGCATTTTTACAGTATTTATCGGAAGATGACGACTCAAAACAAAGAACTAAGCGAAATATATGACTTAATGGCCATTCGGGTCATTGTGGATTCTGTCAACGATTGTTATGGTGCTTTGGGAATTATTCATACCATGTGGAAGCCTAT
This Desulfosporosinus orientis DSM 765 DNA region includes the following protein-coding sequences:
- the recJ gene encoding single-stranded-DNA-specific exonuclease RecJ codes for the protein MDGVTSTTLLYKVLIDLGFKAVAYIPHRQDEGYGLHSEVIERAAKAGVGVVITVDCGVTAVSEVELAKTLNIDVIITDHHEPQDALPKAHAIINPKVENSGYPFRNLAGVGVAFKLAQALLARIGSREARSHMEIQLLDLVALGTIADLVPLIGENRILVHHGLLQMEKTNHPGLSALLKECGLKDKSLKAGQIGFMVAPRINAAGRMDSARTGLELLLAEDPERAAELACQLTRENQSRQETEKEILAEAIAMLEGKPLPRVIVLSADHWHHGVIGIVASRLVERYYRPVFLIAEEGEEAKGSARGIPGYPVLEQLSTQAYLLTKYGGHKQAAGFALFSKDIDDLRKGLNEQALLYDETLFQEVLRIDCQVTLDKVSGDLLTQLEKMAPFGFGNPGPLLACSGIPVHSVTAVGKDQTHLKFRFGSQGEQEGIAFRWGERLNELKGQPELDAAFALDWNTFRGQEAVQLIIKDIQKEAKWQNSPAGGDSHRAYREFAAAVEESDIQWIDWRELPRASWPLPTNEQIWVWDNTVSKPTLRLGNTIAGENETINQSLGIMLGLPLTEEDFKEGVEKLRELGIVRIALAGFQTHPEEKVHRRCCYISREELIGYYRDLQVKSRQGNPFSWELISDTADRAKEALKIFEELGLILCLGGIDEIQLEWIPAKKRLDLDSSLRYRFARGCIEKALKFQQRLLASTL
- a CDS encoding DUF262 domain-containing protein, which translates into the protein MSYIDVTIKDIVGKIGNNEIYLPAIQRRFVWGYEQIEKLFDSIMLGYPIGTFLFWKVEKPKTNDYTFYKFIQEYHERDSLNELAPKPEMKDVIIGVLDGQQRLSSMYLALQGSYAYKKPRARWDNDDAFPKRLLYLNLLRNHQTDDEGSITYEFKFLTVTEAKYKDEKCFWFPIKEALKWKEANDYIKYATEKGYLTNGIFIDILTTLWQRITQDKIINYFEVVADHLDDILDIFIRVNSGGTVLSKSDLLFSTIVANWEQAREEIEDLLKNINGKGDKFNFDNDFIMRTCLVLTDSPVLFKVHNFKKENVLKIKDNWQTIKDAIKTTVDIIAEFGFSQENLTSKNAIIPISYYIYKGGNLSINNKNLMRKYLVASLLKLVYGGKGDQVLDTIRNVLRKEKSDGSYILKSNDFPLAKLYSTKLPAEKSLLFTDEDIDELFEYKKSPYTFMVLSLLYPNLKLGQVKFHQDHLHPASSFTAMNLKQSCVPNIKWTTFQDAKDKLANLQLLEENENESKSKTPLKKWFDSNIVDKANYRTLNFIPNVDLELTNFELFIEERKKLMSKRFKEIIMN
- a CDS encoding adenine phosphoribosyltransferase, translated to MEFRDHIRVIMDFPKEGISYKDVTTLLKNGEMYHAAIDELVERIKPWKPDVIVGPEARGFLFGAPVAYALGVGFVPVRKPGKLPAQTVSETYALEYGFDTLEVHADAIHPGERVVVVDDLLATGGTTLATANLMKKIGAEMVGMGFLIELAFLKGREKLADYSVFSLVEY